The following are encoded together in the Lathyrus oleraceus cultivar Zhongwan6 chromosome 3, CAAS_Psat_ZW6_1.0, whole genome shotgun sequence genome:
- the LOC127126386 gene encoding uncharacterized protein LOC127126386 isoform X1 has product MAPKRNHSSIFIGNCEVTVEASTFTCNSSSNDLLISLPQSGKIKVSVAVQDVSANRRNTAESFRSEKSEHEFMLLNPKDVDDISKSYLQEVLQMYMTELPGMNYAANTGKQSKFLERCVTNGKYRTLLLKSSLARDLGKVIAAITYQIIPADTEYAEIPLAAVNAIYQRKGFCHLLFLELKKRLQNVGIRSIFCWGDKESEGFWLKQGFSSIAEVDTRGRAPRLPIKADIRKTLCLPGGSTLMVCHLKKELIDDDANSGKRLLSLPHRNSSTPAIIENEQCEVSDELLIDFISSLRRDTAQSKPKALAKDGSSWGHGKLSGHNPKNCCNDTVPSNTTNCSQSTKVKKRAWEASLSSLKSKRVKGSQLIDCQSDSCYVEASHGDTLITKKSEKCIGDHMYFEAPINLKSPSTKQCFRIMLMNINDDAKKTQLAKVIEDLGGTVAADGSTATHVVTGKVRKTLNFCTALCSGAWVVSSSWLKESFRAGRFVDESPHILNDEDYLLKYRLDLRSAVFRAKACPRALFKGYNICIAANVQSPAETLSAIVSSAGGNVISGLEKVNEISTTIFVTCEEDIKEAMMASKKGIRTFSSEWFMNCVMRQELDLEAPQFVESL; this is encoded by the exons atGGCGCCAAAAAGAAACCATTCCTCAATCTTCATCG GTAACTGCGAGGTTACGGTCGAAGCCAGCACTTTCACATGCAATTCTAGTTCCAACGACCTCTTAATCTCTCTTCCTCAAAGTGGAAAGATCAAAGTTTCTG TAGCGGTACAAGACGTTTCTGCGAACCGTAGAAACACTGCTGAGAGTTTTAGATCTGAAAAATCAG AACACGAGTTCATGCTGCTTAATCCGAAAGATGTTGATGATATTAGCAAATCCTACCTCCAG GAAGTATTGCAGATGTACATGACAGAGCTACCTGGAATGAATTATGCCGCAAATACTGGAAAACAATCAAAGTTTCTTGAGAGATGTGTGACTAATGG GAAATATCGAACGTTACTTCTGAAATCCAGTTTGGCTAGAGATTTAGGAAAG GTTATAGCTGCAATTACTTATCAAATCATCCCTGCAGATACAGAATATGCAGAGATCCCACTTGCAGCTGTCAATGCAATCTATCAGCGGAAG GGTTTTTGTCATCTATTGTTTTTAGAGCTGAAGAAGAGACTTCAAAATGTTGGCATTCGCTCTATTTTCTGTTGGGGAGACAAAGAATCTGAAGGATTTTGGCTTAAGCAG GGGTTTTCATCAATAGCAGAGGTGGATACCAGAGGTAGAGCCCCCAGGTTACCTATAAAAGCTGATATTCGCAAAACATTATGCTTACCCGGTGGTTCAACACTGATGGTTTGCCACTTAAAGAAGGAATTGATAGATGATGATGCTAACTCTGGGAAGCGTCTCCTCTCACTGCCTCATCGAAACTCATCTACACCTGCAATCATTGAAAATGAGCAGTGTGAGGTTTCAGATGAACTACTAATTGATTTTATATCTTCCCTTAGAAGAGACACAGCTCAAAGTAAACCTAAGGCTTTGGCAAAAGATGGATCTTCATGGGGACATGGAAAACTCAGTG GCCACAATCCTAAGAACTGCTGCAATGACACTGTTCCATCTAACACAACAAATTGTTCTCAATCTACAAAAGTCAAGAAGAGGGCCTGGGAAGCCTCTTTATCCTCGTTGAAGTCAAAGAGAGTGAAGGGAAGCCAGTTAATTGACTGTCAATCAGATTCTTGTTATGTGGAAGCCTCTCATGGTGATACTTTAATCACAAAGAAGTCTGAAAAATGTATTGGAGACCATATGTATTTCGAAGCTCCAATCAACCTAAAATCACCATCAACTAAACAATGCTTTAGAATCATGTTGATGAATATAAATGATGATGCTAAGAAAACACAGCTTGCAAAG GTGATTGAAGACCTTGGTGGGACTGTTGCCGCTGATGGAAGCACAGCCACACATGTTGTCACAGGAAAAGTGAGAAAAACTCTGAATTTCTGTACCGCTCTCTGTTCAGG TGCTTGGGTGGTCTCATCAAGTTGGTTAAAAGAAAGTTTTCGCGCAGGCAGATTTGTTG ATGAATCACCTCACATACTGAATGATGAGGATTATCTGTTGAAGTACAGATTGGATTTAAGAAGTGCAGTTTTCCGAGCAAAAGCTTGTCCCCGTGCTTTATTTAAGGGGTATAATATTTGTATTGCAGCTAATGTTCAAAGTCCTGCAGAAACTCTGTCTGCTATTGTTAGCTCTGCCGGTGGTAAT GTTATTAGTGGACTTGAAAAAGTAAATGAAATATCAACAACGATCTTTGTGACATGTGAAGAAGATATAAAAGAAGCAATGATGGCTTCAAAGAAAGGTATAAGAACTTTCAGTAGTGAGTGGTTTATGAACTGTGTCATGAGACAAGAGCTTGACTTGGAAGCCCCTCAATTTGTGGAGTCCTTATAA
- the LOC127126386 gene encoding uncharacterized protein LOC127126386 isoform X2, with product MAPKRNHSSIFIGNCEVTVEASTFTCNSSSNDLLISLPQSGKIKVSAVQDVSANRRNTAESFRSEKSEHEFMLLNPKDVDDISKSYLQEVLQMYMTELPGMNYAANTGKQSKFLERCVTNGKYRTLLLKSSLARDLGKVIAAITYQIIPADTEYAEIPLAAVNAIYQRKGFCHLLFLELKKRLQNVGIRSIFCWGDKESEGFWLKQGFSSIAEVDTRGRAPRLPIKADIRKTLCLPGGSTLMVCHLKKELIDDDANSGKRLLSLPHRNSSTPAIIENEQCEVSDELLIDFISSLRRDTAQSKPKALAKDGSSWGHGKLSGHNPKNCCNDTVPSNTTNCSQSTKVKKRAWEASLSSLKSKRVKGSQLIDCQSDSCYVEASHGDTLITKKSEKCIGDHMYFEAPINLKSPSTKQCFRIMLMNINDDAKKTQLAKVIEDLGGTVAADGSTATHVVTGKVRKTLNFCTALCSGAWVVSSSWLKESFRAGRFVDESPHILNDEDYLLKYRLDLRSAVFRAKACPRALFKGYNICIAANVQSPAETLSAIVSSAGGNVISGLEKVNEISTTIFVTCEEDIKEAMMASKKGIRTFSSEWFMNCVMRQELDLEAPQFVESL from the exons atGGCGCCAAAAAGAAACCATTCCTCAATCTTCATCG GTAACTGCGAGGTTACGGTCGAAGCCAGCACTTTCACATGCAATTCTAGTTCCAACGACCTCTTAATCTCTCTTCCTCAAAGTGGAAAGATCAAAGTTTCTG CGGTACAAGACGTTTCTGCGAACCGTAGAAACACTGCTGAGAGTTTTAGATCTGAAAAATCAG AACACGAGTTCATGCTGCTTAATCCGAAAGATGTTGATGATATTAGCAAATCCTACCTCCAG GAAGTATTGCAGATGTACATGACAGAGCTACCTGGAATGAATTATGCCGCAAATACTGGAAAACAATCAAAGTTTCTTGAGAGATGTGTGACTAATGG GAAATATCGAACGTTACTTCTGAAATCCAGTTTGGCTAGAGATTTAGGAAAG GTTATAGCTGCAATTACTTATCAAATCATCCCTGCAGATACAGAATATGCAGAGATCCCACTTGCAGCTGTCAATGCAATCTATCAGCGGAAG GGTTTTTGTCATCTATTGTTTTTAGAGCTGAAGAAGAGACTTCAAAATGTTGGCATTCGCTCTATTTTCTGTTGGGGAGACAAAGAATCTGAAGGATTTTGGCTTAAGCAG GGGTTTTCATCAATAGCAGAGGTGGATACCAGAGGTAGAGCCCCCAGGTTACCTATAAAAGCTGATATTCGCAAAACATTATGCTTACCCGGTGGTTCAACACTGATGGTTTGCCACTTAAAGAAGGAATTGATAGATGATGATGCTAACTCTGGGAAGCGTCTCCTCTCACTGCCTCATCGAAACTCATCTACACCTGCAATCATTGAAAATGAGCAGTGTGAGGTTTCAGATGAACTACTAATTGATTTTATATCTTCCCTTAGAAGAGACACAGCTCAAAGTAAACCTAAGGCTTTGGCAAAAGATGGATCTTCATGGGGACATGGAAAACTCAGTG GCCACAATCCTAAGAACTGCTGCAATGACACTGTTCCATCTAACACAACAAATTGTTCTCAATCTACAAAAGTCAAGAAGAGGGCCTGGGAAGCCTCTTTATCCTCGTTGAAGTCAAAGAGAGTGAAGGGAAGCCAGTTAATTGACTGTCAATCAGATTCTTGTTATGTGGAAGCCTCTCATGGTGATACTTTAATCACAAAGAAGTCTGAAAAATGTATTGGAGACCATATGTATTTCGAAGCTCCAATCAACCTAAAATCACCATCAACTAAACAATGCTTTAGAATCATGTTGATGAATATAAATGATGATGCTAAGAAAACACAGCTTGCAAAG GTGATTGAAGACCTTGGTGGGACTGTTGCCGCTGATGGAAGCACAGCCACACATGTTGTCACAGGAAAAGTGAGAAAAACTCTGAATTTCTGTACCGCTCTCTGTTCAGG TGCTTGGGTGGTCTCATCAAGTTGGTTAAAAGAAAGTTTTCGCGCAGGCAGATTTGTTG ATGAATCACCTCACATACTGAATGATGAGGATTATCTGTTGAAGTACAGATTGGATTTAAGAAGTGCAGTTTTCCGAGCAAAAGCTTGTCCCCGTGCTTTATTTAAGGGGTATAATATTTGTATTGCAGCTAATGTTCAAAGTCCTGCAGAAACTCTGTCTGCTATTGTTAGCTCTGCCGGTGGTAAT GTTATTAGTGGACTTGAAAAAGTAAATGAAATATCAACAACGATCTTTGTGACATGTGAAGAAGATATAAAAGAAGCAATGATGGCTTCAAAGAAAGGTATAAGAACTTTCAGTAGTGAGTGGTTTATGAACTGTGTCATGAGACAAGAGCTTGACTTGGAAGCCCCTCAATTTGTGGAGTCCTTATAA